The following are encoded together in the Coffea arabica cultivar ET-39 chromosome 1c, Coffea Arabica ET-39 HiFi, whole genome shotgun sequence genome:
- the LOC113709004 gene encoding mannan endo-1,4-beta-mannosidase 5-like: MQQSMASCSRRISHLFGLAAALVALLSLVLACEASGSTVPRNGAGFVRTQGPRFALNGSPFLFNGFNSYWLMHVAADPSQRYKVSEVLRDASAAGLSVCRTWAFGDGGDRALQISPGSYDERVFQALDFVISEANKHGIRLILSFVNNYNDFGGRGQYAQWARNAGAHVNSDDDFYTHPTIKGYYKDHIRRVVTRFNTITRISYRDDPTIMAWELMNEPRCQADYSGRTVNEWTQEMASFVKSLDRKHLLEIGMEGFYGDTMPEKKQFNPGYQVGTDFIRSNLLRDVDFATIHAYPDQWLSGKDDKAQLVFMQRWVSSHWEDSRTILKKPLVIAEFGKSSRDPGYSLSARDDYMSNVYRITYGFARSGGTMSGSLIWQLMAQGMDSYDDGYAVVLGRNPSTTAIMSRQAHAMSALSHLLAGADDPTATPAVRLTQD, translated from the exons ATGCAGCAATCAATGGCAAGTTGTAGTAGAAGAATAAGCCATCTTTTTGGACTAGCTGCTGCACTAGTAGCGCTGCTGTCACTAGTTCTTGCTTGTGAAGCTAGCGGTAGTACGGTTCCAAGAAATGGTGCAGGATTTGTTAGGACTCAGGGTCCCCGTTTTGCTCTGAATGGCTCACCATTTCTCTTCAATGGATTCAATTCCTATTGGCTGATGCACGTAGCCGCCGACCCTAGCCAGAGGTATAAAGTGTCTGAAGTGTTGAGGGATGCCTCCGCTGCCGGTCTCTCGGTATGCAGAACCTGGGCTTTCGGCGATGGAGGAGACCGTGCACTTCAAATATCACCTGGAAGTTATGATGAACGTGTTTTTCAG GCGCTGGATTTTGTGATTTCTGAGGCAAACAAGCATGGAATTCGTTTGATATTGAGTTTTGTGAACAATTACAATGACTTTGGGGGTAGAGGGCAGTATGCTCAGTGGGCTCGAAATGCAGGAGCACACGTCAACAGTGACGATGATTTCTACACGCATCCCACCATCAAAGGTTATTACAAAGATCACATCAGG AGAGTGGTGACAAGGTTCAACACAATTACAAGAATTTCGTACAGGGATGATCCCACAATCATGGCATGGGAACTCATGAACGAGCCCCGCTGCCAAGCTGATTACTCCGGAAGGACGGTCAAT GAATGGACTCAAGAGATGGCAAGTTTCGTGAAGTCATTGGACCGGAAGCACTTGCTGGAGATTGgcatggaaggattttatggagacaCAATGCCCGAAAAGAAACAATTTAATCCTGGTTACCAAGTTGGAACAGATTTCATAAGGAGCAATCTCCTTAGGGACGTTGATTTCGCCACCATCCATGCGTATCCAGATCAATG GTTATCTGGAAAAGATGACAAAGCACAATTGGTATTTATGCAGAGGTGGGTGTCAAGCCACTGGGAAGACTCGAGGACCATACTGAAAAAGCCGCTAGTCATAGCGGAATTTGGCAAGTCCAGCAGAGATCCAGGGTACAGCTTGAGTGCGAGAGACGATTACATGAGCAACGTGTACAGAATAACATACGGCTTTGCAAGAAGCGGAGGAACCATGAGCGGAAGCTTAATATGGCAGCTCATGGCCCAAGGAATGGATTCGTACGACGACGGATACGCTGTTGTCTTAGGCCGGAATCCTTCAACCACCGCAATCATGTCCAGACAAGCCCATGCCATGAGTGCTCTGTCCCATTTGCTTGCAGGAGCTGACGATCCCACAGCCACGCCCGCGGTCAGGCTCACCCAAGATTGA